Proteins encoded by one window of Candidatus Nezhaarchaeota archaeon:
- a CDS encoding NAD(P)H-hydrate dehydratase, protein MIECDVRGELDEVTAEEMAIIDENAEYLGVSRLLLMENAGRSVAEVIERKLGIRGKKIVIVAGRGNKGGDGFTAARHIACRGGRPVVILVGKGEDIEGLEAKYNWEAIRRMDSTIRLIELGDYIDLNKFKAELDGADVVVDALIGTGLRGTLREPLLSIVKHINSCKAFKVSIDIPTGINPSTGEVHGEAVRADVTVTMHKPKKGLRGNERYTGEVVIANIGAPPEAEIIVGPGDVRFTVRRRPPESKKGDWGKVLVVGGGFQYSGAPALTALAALRGGCDLAVVIAPNSVSSVIRSFSPNLIVRDVDGYKITSRHVDEIVKVAEGFDCIAIGPGMGVDDEVFEAVRLIVERLKGVDKPMVIDADGLKALVGHLSVVEGAKAVLTPHVGEFKMLFKLDLRGSWIDKAHVVMSVAREHKVTLLVKAHPEDVISDGVRVKVNMTGNPAMTVGGTGDILTGLTASILSRKYPCLRAAAAAAFICGAAGSLAAEERGYHILATDLLDKIPEVMRRFEPWIAGTSKVLERRRD, encoded by the coding sequence ATGATTGAGTGTGACGTTAGGGGGGAGCTTGACGAAGTTACGGCTGAGGAGATGGCCATAATAGACGAGAACGCAGAATACCTAGGTGTTTCAAGACTGTTACTCATGGAGAATGCTGGAAGGAGTGTTGCTGAGGTAATAGAGAGGAAACTTGGCATTAGAGGTAAGAAGATAGTCATAGTTGCCGGCAGAGGAAATAAGGGTGGAGATGGATTTACAGCAGCTAGACACATAGCATGTAGAGGTGGAAGGCCGGTAGTAATCTTAGTCGGCAAAGGTGAGGACATAGAGGGACTTGAGGCAAAGTACAATTGGGAGGCAATAAGGAGGATGGACTCAACGATAAGACTAATTGAGCTTGGAGACTATATCGACTTAAATAAGTTCAAAGCTGAGCTTGATGGAGCTGATGTCGTGGTTGACGCCTTAATAGGGACGGGTCTAAGGGGGACCTTGAGGGAGCCACTACTATCAATAGTTAAGCACATAAATTCATGTAAAGCCTTTAAAGTCTCGATCGATATACCGACGGGCATTAACCCATCAACTGGTGAGGTCCACGGTGAGGCTGTAAGAGCTGATGTTACGGTGACCATGCATAAGCCCAAGAAGGGGTTGAGAGGTAATGAGCGATATACAGGTGAAGTTGTAATTGCCAATATTGGGGCTCCTCCCGAAGCTGAGATAATTGTAGGACCCGGCGACGTTAGATTTACTGTGAGACGAAGACCTCCCGAGTCCAAGAAGGGTGATTGGGGTAAAGTACTCGTGGTAGGCGGAGGGTTTCAGTATTCTGGAGCCCCTGCTCTTACAGCGTTAGCAGCCTTGAGAGGTGGCTGCGATTTAGCCGTCGTGATTGCTCCGAACTCAGTCTCAAGCGTAATAAGAAGTTTCTCTCCGAATCTCATAGTCCGCGATGTCGACGGTTACAAGATTACGTCTAGGCATGTCGATGAGATAGTGAAGGTGGCTGAAGGTTTTGATTGTATCGCCATAGGCCCCGGCATGGGAGTTGACGATGAGGTTTTTGAGGCTGTGAGGCTCATTGTGGAGAGGCTTAAGGGTGTGGATAAGCCTATGGTCATTGATGCTGATGGCCTTAAAGCACTTGTAGGACACTTAAGCGTAGTTGAGGGGGCGAAAGCAGTTCTTACTCCACATGTAGGTGAATTTAAGATGTTGTTTAAGCTTGACTTAAGGGGATCTTGGATCGATAAGGCTCATGTAGTCATGAGCGTGGCTAGGGAGCATAAGGTCACACTCCTCGTCAAAGCTCATCCAGAGGATGTCATATCAGATGGGGTAAGGGTTAAGGTAAACATGACCGGCAATCCAGCCATGACTGTTGGTGGTACGGGAGACATTTTGACGGGACTAACTGCCTCAATACTAAGTAGGAAGTATCCATGCCTTAGAGCTGCTGCAGCAGCTGCATTCATATGTGGAGCTGCTGGTTCTCTTGCAGCTGAAGAGAGGGGATACCATATTCTAGCTACTGACCTCTTGGATAAGATACCTGAAGTGATGAGGCGCTTTGAACCATGGATTGCGGGAACGTCTAAGGTTTTAGAGAGAAGAAGAGATTAA
- a CDS encoding threonine--tRNA ligase has protein sequence MRMLLIHADSMSYEVKELALREAEDVSEGQRRASYKNVLVVFTTVEDEDANAIESVVEGAAREIANVLGNVGADMVLLYPYAHLSSKLASPKDALEVLRRLEEKLRIKGIKAARAPFGWYKAFVLSCKGHPLSELSKTISPDVEVLQPSKLKTREGVEEGYYVLIKPDGGLIELNRERPYNDEAVKLFPLIERLIMNERGLKTEKGAPPHIRFMQKLELVDYELASDVGHFKFLPKGALVKYLLEELAMDIAINDLGAVVVETPMIYRLSVPEIAEQASRFLERDYRFKIDNEEFTLRFAGDFGLFSMMKKVALSYKQLPLRVYELSHSFRLEKRGECVGLRRLRSFTMPDVHCFCADLEQGKEEFANLLKKYMKLVKSMMIDYVIVFRAVEEFFKSNREWFASIAKEIEEPVLVEVLPTMKHYWVVKEEHQFIDSLGGNAQLCTVQLDVEDSERYDIKYVDKDNKKRGCIIVHSSMGSIERWMYAILEQAEKNRMAGKPPMLPVWLSPIQVRIIPVSSEYISKAVEIANVLEGADIRVDVDDRDESVPKKIREAEIEWIPYIVVIGEKEVKEGVLSVRVRAKRETVTMTLNELVNLVSSECKDKPKAKLWLPRMLSRRPKFI, from the coding sequence ATGAGGATGCTACTGATTCATGCGGACTCTATGAGCTATGAAGTTAAGGAGCTTGCCTTAAGAGAAGCAGAAGATGTTAGTGAAGGTCAGAGGAGAGCATCTTACAAGAATGTCTTGGTCGTATTCACCACAGTCGAAGATGAAGATGCGAACGCCATAGAGTCAGTAGTTGAGGGAGCTGCTAGAGAGATAGCGAATGTCCTGGGGAATGTGGGGGCCGATATGGTTCTTCTATACCCCTATGCTCACCTCTCATCGAAGTTAGCAAGTCCAAAAGACGCACTAGAGGTGCTTAGAAGACTTGAAGAGAAACTTAGAATTAAAGGTATTAAAGCTGCTAGAGCTCCATTTGGGTGGTACAAGGCATTCGTTTTATCATGTAAAGGTCACCCTCTATCTGAACTCTCTAAAACCATAAGTCCTGATGTAGAGGTCTTGCAGCCCTCCAAGTTAAAGACCAGAGAGGGGGTAGAGGAGGGATACTATGTACTGATTAAGCCGGACGGTGGACTTATAGAGTTAAATAGGGAAAGACCGTATAACGATGAGGCTGTCAAGTTATTTCCTTTGATAGAGAGGCTCATTATGAATGAGAGGGGATTAAAGACTGAGAAAGGTGCACCTCCACATATTAGGTTTATGCAGAAGCTTGAGCTCGTAGACTATGAGCTTGCTTCAGACGTAGGACACTTCAAGTTTTTGCCCAAGGGCGCTCTAGTAAAATATTTGCTCGAAGAGCTCGCAATGGATATAGCAATTAACGATTTAGGGGCTGTCGTAGTTGAGACGCCGATGATATATAGGCTTAGCGTACCTGAGATAGCCGAGCAGGCATCAAGGTTCCTTGAGAGAGATTATAGGTTCAAGATAGATAATGAGGAGTTCACTTTAAGGTTTGCCGGGGATTTTGGCCTATTTAGCATGATGAAGAAGGTTGCTTTAAGCTACAAGCAACTTCCTTTAAGGGTTTATGAGCTCTCACACTCGTTTAGGCTTGAGAAGCGAGGTGAGTGTGTCGGTTTAAGAAGGCTAAGAAGCTTCACCATGCCTGACGTTCACTGCTTCTGCGCAGATTTAGAGCAGGGTAAAGAGGAGTTCGCTAATTTATTAAAGAAGTACATGAAGCTCGTTAAGTCAATGATGATTGACTACGTGATAGTGTTCAGGGCCGTCGAGGAGTTCTTCAAATCGAATAGAGAGTGGTTTGCTTCAATAGCAAAGGAGATAGAGGAGCCAGTGTTAGTAGAGGTTCTGCCAACAATGAAGCACTATTGGGTTGTGAAGGAGGAACATCAATTCATAGATTCTCTTGGCGGTAATGCACAATTGTGCACCGTCCAGCTTGATGTGGAGGACTCAGAGCGCTATGATATAAAGTACGTCGATAAGGATAATAAGAAGAGGGGGTGCATCATAGTGCACAGCTCCATGGGATCCATAGAGAGATGGATGTATGCAATATTGGAGCAAGCTGAGAAGAATAGGATGGCTGGCAAACCACCGATGCTACCAGTCTGGCTATCACCTATCCAAGTTAGGATAATACCGGTCTCATCAGAGTACATTAGTAAGGCTGTAGAGATAGCCAATGTCTTGGAGGGAGCTGACATTAGAGTAGATGTTGATGACAGAGATGAAAGCGTGCCTAAGAAAATAAGAGAGGCAGAGATCGAGTGGATACCCTACATAGTCGTGATCGGTGAGAAAGAGGTTAAGGAAGGCGTTTTATCCGTTAGAGTTAGAGCTAAGAGAGAGACCGTAACCATGACCCTAAACGAGTTAGTGAACTTAGTGAGTAGTGAGTGCAAAGACAAGCCTAAAGCTAAGTTGTGGCTACCAAGGATGCTATCACGAAGACCTAAGTTTATTTAA
- a CDS encoding nucleotidyltransferase family protein, with translation MGKVKAVILAGGLGTRLRPLTYIIPKPMLPLGDKPILERIIVDLRDQGIKDIVISCSYLARVIESYFGDGSWLGVNISYVKTERPLGTAGQLKPVREHVNGTFITIYGDVYAKMNYMDLLRYHKAVNATATMVLRKVEHIIRFGVIAFDDQGRVFDWHEKPKIEFRVNAGIYVFEPKVFDYILDGIDSMDRVFKEMIKRGERVYSYGFDGEIYDIGDMISYEEAVKKFTEELGKV, from the coding sequence TTGGGCAAGGTTAAGGCTGTGATCTTAGCCGGCGGTCTAGGTACTAGGCTAAGGCCTTTGACCTACATCATCCCAAAGCCGATGCTACCACTTGGTGATAAACCTATTTTGGAGAGAATTATAGTTGACTTGAGAGATCAGGGTATTAAGGACATAGTGATATCGTGTAGTTACCTTGCAAGAGTAATAGAGTCGTACTTTGGTGATGGTTCGTGGCTTGGGGTCAACATAAGTTACGTTAAGACAGAGAGACCTCTAGGAACTGCTGGACAGCTCAAACCAGTTAGAGAACACGTAAATGGAACCTTTATTACAATATATGGCGATGTCTATGCTAAGATGAACTATATGGATTTATTGAGGTACCACAAGGCTGTTAACGCTACTGCAACCATGGTCTTGAGGAAGGTCGAACACATCATCAGGTTTGGGGTTATAGCTTTTGATGATCAAGGGAGGGTCTTTGATTGGCATGAAAAGCCTAAAATAGAGTTTAGAGTTAACGCTGGAATCTACGTCTTTGAGCCCAAGGTATTTGACTACATACTTGATGGTATTGACAGCATGGATAGGGTATTTAAGGAGATGATTAAGAGGGGGGAGAGGGTTTACAGTTATGGATTTGATGGAGAGATTTACGATATAGGTGACATGATCAGTTATGAGGAGGCCGTTAAGAAGTTCACTGAGGAGTTAGGCAAGGTGTGA
- a CDS encoding cysteine hydrolase: protein MKSLTTALLVIDMLNDFIRGSLKIPKAEDIIANIKRLVDAFHDHKMPVVYVNDSHIEGVDQELRLWGNHAISGSWGAQVVDELQPRKGDIIVRKRRYSGFFSTDLDLTLRELNVKTLVLTGLATDICVQHTAADAFFRGYKVIVVSDATASLTPERHERALNYMKEVYGASVLKTADVVSLILKP, encoded by the coding sequence GTGAAATCCTTGACAACTGCCCTCTTGGTAATAGACATGCTAAACGACTTTATTAGAGGCTCACTTAAGATACCTAAGGCCGAGGACATAATAGCTAACATAAAGAGACTAGTTGATGCCTTTCACGATCATAAGATGCCCGTAGTGTATGTTAATGATAGCCACATTGAAGGTGTAGACCAAGAACTAAGGTTGTGGGGGAACCACGCGATAAGCGGTTCTTGGGGTGCCCAAGTTGTTGATGAATTACAACCACGGAAGGGAGACATTATAGTTAGAAAGAGGCGCTACAGTGGATTCTTTTCAACAGACCTAGACCTAACACTTCGAGAGCTTAATGTTAAAACCTTGGTACTAACGGGTCTTGCGACGGACATATGCGTTCAGCATACAGCTGCTGATGCGTTCTTTAGGGGCTACAAGGTAATAGTGGTTAGTGATGCAACAGCATCCCTAACGCCTGAGAGGCATGAGAGGGCATTGAACTACATGAAGGAAGTTTATGGAGCCTCTGTACTCAAGACAGCTGATGTCGTGTCACTAATTCTGAAACCGTAA
- a CDS encoding 30S ribosomal protein S27ae — MSKKRSYMRSRIYEVDYIKGKIRLRNKLCPRCGRVMANHKDRWSCGYCQYTIFTQQK, encoded by the coding sequence ATGTCTAAGAAGAGGAGCTACATGAGATCTCGTATATATGAAGTGGACTACATTAAGGGTAAGATAAGATTGAGGAATAAATTATGTCCTCGATGCGGCAGGGTCATGGCTAACCACAAGGATAGATGGAGTTGTGGATATTGCCAGTACACCATATTTACCCAACAAAAGTAA
- a CDS encoding M20 family metallopeptidase, with the protein MASELKVCEGEIVNLLVKLIRARSENPPGLEEEAAIIVMDYLKDKGLDYKVYEKSKGRTNVVCSMGYGRPNLAFICHLDVVPAGTGWSKPPYEGVVEEGKVYGRGSTDNKGALASLLVAASTVKDIVEKSAQGTVTIAAVADEEQGSTYGISYLTSHVGFKPDYAIVCESTGCNTIVVAEKGILRLRLKSRGRLAHGSRPHEGINAILKMAKVLVRMESLTMKYEPHPLFTPPTINVGTIVGGEAVNVVPSECKCTLDIRYLPSQTPSTILNEINSIIEELKLHDPQIDVEAEMISFEDPIVTSQDHPLVKLVANSASKVLGFKPKPVGIGGGTVAKLLVKSGVPSIVYGPGDESMCHRADEHIDVMQLKLAAQIYMDIMLSFREYLK; encoded by the coding sequence GTGGCGAGCGAGCTAAAAGTATGTGAGGGTGAAATAGTTAACTTGCTCGTAAAGCTGATAAGAGCAAGAAGTGAAAATCCCCCTGGACTTGAAGAGGAAGCAGCCATTATAGTCATGGATTACCTCAAGGACAAGGGGCTAGACTACAAGGTCTATGAGAAGAGTAAGGGTAGAACTAACGTTGTATGCAGTATGGGTTATGGAAGGCCAAACCTAGCCTTCATATGTCACTTAGATGTAGTGCCAGCGGGGACTGGATGGTCAAAACCTCCATACGAAGGGGTCGTAGAGGAGGGTAAGGTTTATGGTAGAGGGTCTACCGACAATAAAGGTGCATTAGCATCACTCCTCGTGGCAGCGTCAACAGTTAAGGATATCGTAGAAAAATCAGCTCAAGGCACCGTAACGATAGCAGCTGTAGCTGATGAAGAGCAAGGAAGCACGTACGGTATAAGTTACCTCACAAGCCATGTTGGGTTTAAGCCAGATTACGCAATTGTATGTGAATCGACTGGCTGCAACACTATAGTTGTAGCTGAAAAGGGAATTCTAAGATTAAGGCTAAAGTCTAGAGGGAGGCTTGCGCATGGTAGTAGACCGCATGAGGGCATCAATGCTATACTAAAGATGGCTAAGGTTCTAGTGAGAATGGAGTCCTTAACCATGAAGTACGAGCCTCATCCACTATTCACTCCTCCAACAATTAATGTAGGCACGATAGTTGGTGGGGAGGCAGTTAATGTGGTGCCATCAGAGTGTAAGTGTACGCTCGATATTAGATATCTGCCATCTCAGACCCCAAGCACCATCTTAAACGAAATAAACTCTATTATTGAGGAGCTAAAGCTGCACGACCCGCAAATCGATGTTGAAGCTGAGATGATAAGCTTTGAGGATCCAATCGTGACCTCACAAGACCACCCTCTCGTTAAGCTGGTGGCCAACAGTGCTTCAAAGGTCTTAGGCTTTAAGCCTAAGCCCGTCGGCATTGGGGGAGGAACTGTCGCCAAGCTATTAGTTAAGAGCGGTGTGCCATCGATTGTTTATGGCCCGGGCGATGAATCCATGTGTCATAGGGCCGATGAGCACATAGATGTAATGCAGCTTAAACTCGCAGCCCAAATATATATGGATATAATGCTTAGTTTTAGAGAGTACTTAAAGTGA
- a CDS encoding HIT domain-containing protein translates to MTEVKRLAILWAPWRMKYLESLRRETCIFCIGKDSGKDQENLVVYRGLKSFIMVNKYPYNTGHVMVAPYRHVSDLTNLTDEELLDTMKNVSLSIRILREALRPEGFNIGVNLGKVSGAGIEDHVHIHVVPRWLGDTNFMPVVSQAKVIPELPETTCRKLREALSRLMDRG, encoded by the coding sequence ATGACTGAAGTTAAGAGGTTAGCAATATTATGGGCTCCGTGGAGGATGAAGTACTTAGAATCGCTTAGAAGGGAAACATGCATCTTTTGTATAGGTAAGGACTCTGGGAAGGATCAAGAAAACTTGGTGGTTTATAGAGGCTTAAAATCATTCATCATGGTGAACAAGTATCCATATAATACCGGTCACGTTATGGTAGCCCCTTATAGACACGTCAGTGACTTAACGAATCTAACAGATGAAGAGCTCTTGGATACAATGAAAAACGTAAGCCTCTCGATTAGAATTTTGAGAGAAGCCCTAAGGCCAGAAGGCTTCAACATTGGGGTGAATTTAGGCAAGGTATCGGGCGCTGGAATTGAAGATCACGTACACATACACGTAGTGCCTCGGTGGCTTGGAGATACCAACTTTATGCCGGTAGTATCTCAAGCCAAGGTAATACCCGAACTACCAGAAACTACATGTAGGAAGCTAAGAGAAGCTTTATCAAGACTCATGGACAGGGGGTAG
- a CDS encoding RimK family alpha-L-glutamate ligase — MKIGIFTRNERSWCSRKLRDEIIKAGHEPYPLRFSRVRVNIGLTPSVVHDDLDLIKELSIAIVRPIGRGSVDECFFRIDLLHKLERSGLPVVNRPSAIEKCMSKFTCLAILEEHGLPVPKTIVTENPVEALRAYHEMGGDVVIKPLYGSRGFGISRLRDEDVARRVFADLHFMRHILYVQEFIPHGGRDIRMFVVGGEIVASMQRLALSGWKTNIALGAKPVPLTPSEELIEMALKSCEVLGCEIAGVDIIESPSGFLLTEVNSQPGWMGLQAVTKVNVAAKIVKYLILKAKK, encoded by the coding sequence GTGAAGATAGGCATCTTTACAAGGAATGAGCGTTCATGGTGTTCACGAAAGCTTAGAGACGAAATAATAAAGGCTGGTCATGAACCATATCCTTTAAGATTTAGTAGGGTAAGAGTCAACATAGGGCTCACTCCAAGCGTAGTTCACGACGACCTTGATCTAATTAAGGAGCTCTCAATTGCAATAGTCAGACCTATAGGAAGAGGCTCAGTTGATGAGTGCTTCTTTAGAATAGACCTCCTCCACAAGCTCGAAAGAAGTGGATTACCGGTAGTGAATAGGCCATCAGCTATAGAAAAGTGCATGAGCAAATTTACATGTTTAGCCATCCTCGAGGAGCATGGTTTACCGGTACCTAAAACCATTGTCACTGAAAACCCTGTTGAAGCGTTAAGGGCGTATCACGAGATGGGTGGAGATGTAGTTATTAAACCACTCTACGGTTCTAGAGGTTTTGGAATCTCAAGGTTAAGGGATGAGGATGTAGCTCGAAGAGTATTCGCAGACTTACACTTCATGAGGCACATCCTCTACGTGCAGGAATTCATTCCCCACGGTGGGAGAGACATAAGGATGTTCGTGGTGGGTGGAGAAATAGTCGCATCAATGCAGAGGCTGGCACTATCTGGGTGGAAGACAAACATAGCCTTAGGTGCTAAACCTGTACCACTAACTCCAAGTGAAGAATTAATCGAGATGGCACTCAAATCTTGTGAAGTTTTAGGCTGTGAGATAGCGGGTGTCGACATTATAGAGTCTCCTTCAGGTTTCCTATTGACAGAGGTTAACAGCCAACCGGGCTGGATGGGTTTACAAGCTGTCACCAAAGTAAATGTTGCTGCTAAGATCGTTAAGTACTTAATATTAAAGGCGAAGAAGTGA
- a CDS encoding coenzyme F420-0:L-glutamate ligase: MERILRWRNYVAIPLRSTLWRPKTDFKQEIVTLIGNIASNGDYLVVSEKALSTALGLLYDESVIPSDPYSKLMTFLISRILWGKLLGVMCRLSHDTMELLSKYPIPEGTRHKKLALRIGGPLQALKPTSEAGIDTTNVPAHLVSLPLTKPFNVAHEIREHIFEKLGIYLKVVIVDSDKCYKLKPVSNLILTSRKTELPSSINLGFLSFLIARTLRKLFSPYATPIGFSPPNLSIDELLIVSELADRARGVGAGRTLHEMERTFGIKAINITWSLLGSIPHYPIVIVKKIGKIKRSQQPSRHP, from the coding sequence ATGGAAAGGATATTGAGATGGAGAAACTACGTAGCGATACCATTAAGATCAACACTGTGGAGGCCAAAGACCGACTTCAAGCAAGAAATTGTTACGCTAATAGGGAACATAGCGTCAAATGGAGATTACCTGGTCGTCTCGGAGAAGGCCTTGTCAACGGCTTTAGGCTTACTATACGATGAATCAGTGATACCTTCAGATCCATACAGCAAGTTAATGACCTTTCTGATAAGCAGGATACTATGGGGTAAATTGTTAGGTGTAATGTGTAGGTTATCTCACGATACCATGGAGCTTCTTAGTAAGTACCCAATTCCTGAGGGTACAAGACATAAGAAGCTTGCATTAAGAATTGGAGGGCCCCTACAGGCCCTCAAGCCTACATCAGAGGCTGGAATTGACACCACCAATGTCCCAGCACACTTAGTTTCATTACCATTGACAAAGCCGTTTAATGTGGCTCATGAGATCAGGGAGCACATATTTGAGAAGCTGGGAATATACTTGAAGGTAGTTATAGTTGATAGCGATAAATGCTATAAGTTGAAGCCTGTTTCAAACCTAATTCTAACATCTAGAAAGACAGAGCTACCATCATCAATAAACTTAGGCTTCTTATCGTTTCTTATCGCAAGGACGCTTAGGAAGCTATTTAGCCCTTATGCAACGCCAATAGGCTTCTCGCCACCAAACTTAAGCATTGATGAACTCCTTATAGTCTCTGAACTAGCTGATAGAGCGCGCGGCGTAGGTGCTGGAAGAACCCTACACGAAATGGAGAGGACTTTTGGGATTAAAGCGATTAACATTACATGGAGTCTGCTAGGCTCTATCCCCCATTATCCAATAGTCATAGTTAAAAAGATTGGAAAGATTAAGAGGTCTCAACAGCCTTCAAGGCATCCTTAA
- the fhcD gene encoding formylmethanofuran--tetrahydromethanopterin N-formyltransferase produces MSFKVGEVEVEDTFAEAFPMYATRLLITALNEKWALTAARVSTGFATSIIMSPAEAGLERLVPPDRTPDGRVGALIQIYHRSVPELKLQTIVRVGQCILTCPTTALFDGVPKAKRKMHIGEALAKFGDGYEVKDAMYGKVVWRIPVMEGEFIVEDAVGVIKAVAGGNLFILASSREAALEAAEKAVEEISSKCKNVILPFPGGIVRSGSKVGSLKYPKLAATTNHLYCPSIRDRVPDTKIPENVKSVMEIVINGLDLESVTKATGVGIKAACSVKGVVKVTAGNYGGKLGPYKIYLKDALKAVETS; encoded by the coding sequence TTGTCGTTTAAGGTTGGAGAGGTTGAGGTTGAAGACACGTTTGCTGAAGCGTTCCCCATGTACGCTACGAGGCTGCTTATAACAGCCTTGAATGAGAAGTGGGCTTTGACTGCAGCAAGGGTCTCAACGGGTTTTGCCACCTCAATAATAATGTCTCCAGCTGAGGCTGGACTAGAGAGGCTTGTGCCACCAGATAGAACACCTGATGGAAGGGTAGGAGCTTTAATACAGATATACCATAGGTCTGTGCCTGAATTGAAGCTCCAAACTATCGTCAGAGTGGGTCAGTGCATTTTAACTTGCCCTACAACGGCACTTTTTGATGGTGTACCTAAAGCTAAGAGGAAGATGCACATAGGCGAGGCCCTAGCAAAGTTTGGCGATGGCTATGAAGTTAAGGACGCCATGTACGGTAAGGTGGTGTGGAGGATACCAGTCATGGAGGGTGAGTTCATAGTTGAAGACGCTGTAGGCGTCATTAAAGCTGTAGCCGGTGGAAACCTATTCATACTAGCTTCAAGTCGCGAGGCTGCATTAGAGGCTGCTGAGAAAGCTGTAGAAGAGATTTCAAGTAAGTGCAAGAACGTTATACTTCCATTTCCTGGAGGCATAGTAAGGTCAGGTTCTAAGGTTGGATCCCTAAAGTACCCGAAGCTAGCTGCTACGACAAACCACTTATACTGCCCTTCAATAAGGGATAGGGTTCCAGACACAAAGATACCTGAGAACGTGAAAAGTGTCATGGAGATAGTGATTAATGGGTTGGACTTAGAGTCGGTTACAAAGGCTACGGGTGTAGGGATTAAAGCCGCCTGTAGCGTTAAGGGAGTTGTGAAGGTTACAGCTGGTAACTATGGCGGTAAGCTTGGACCTTATAAGATATACCTTAAGGATGCCTTGAAGGCTGTTGAGACCTCTTAA
- a CDS encoding F420-dependent methylenetetrahydromethanopterin dehydrogenase — protein MSQQTPIRVGIVKLGCIGCSPLFEYLLDERADRDDITVRVVTCGAKMTPEEAESVVRMLEPFKPQLIIIISPNAALPGPTKAREVAKTLNAPVVIITDAPAKKAASKFEEGGFGYIIVEADSMIGARREFLDPAEMALFNADIIRVLAITGVFNLMVKTMDEMISAIKRGEEVKLPKIIVTKELAIENAGFSNPYALAKAMAAYEASRKVADLTTEGCFKVQEWEKYIPLVAAGHELMRYAAKLADEAREIEKGIDQVMRMPHRASGELAVKRKLVEKLPPKRG, from the coding sequence TTGAGCCAACAAACTCCTATTAGAGTAGGTATTGTAAAGTTAGGTTGCATTGGCTGCTCACCGCTTTTCGAGTATTTACTTGATGAGAGGGCGGACAGAGATGACATAACCGTCAGGGTTGTAACATGTGGAGCTAAGATGACACCAGAGGAGGCTGAATCTGTCGTAAGAATGCTAGAGCCATTTAAGCCTCAATTAATAATTATCATAAGCCCTAATGCTGCTCTTCCAGGACCTACAAAGGCTAGGGAGGTAGCTAAGACGCTTAATGCACCAGTGGTCATAATAACTGATGCGCCAGCAAAAAAGGCTGCTAGCAAGTTTGAGGAGGGAGGTTTTGGCTACATAATAGTTGAGGCAGACTCCATGATTGGTGCTCGAAGAGAGTTTCTAGATCCAGCGGAGATGGCACTATTCAATGCTGACATAATAAGAGTACTAGCTATAACTGGAGTCTTTAACCTAATGGTTAAGACCATGGACGAAATGATCTCCGCCATTAAGAGGGGTGAGGAAGTAAAGTTACCAAAAATCATAGTTACCAAGGAGCTCGCAATTGAAAATGCAGGTTTCTCTAATCCATACGCTCTAGCCAAGGCTATGGCTGCATACGAAGCCTCAAGAAAAGTTGCAGATCTAACAACCGAAGGCTGCTTTAAGGTTCAGGAGTGGGAGAAGTACATACCACTCGTAGCCGCAGGTCATGAGCTTATGAGGTACGCAGCTAAGTTAGCTGATGAAGCTAGAGAAATCGAGAAGGGCATCGATCAAGTGATGAGGATGCCTCATAGGGCAAGTGGCGAGCTAGCTGTCAAGAGGAAGCTAGTAGAGAAGCTTCCCCCGAAGCGTGGGTAG